In the Bacteroidota bacterium genome, ACACCGTAGCTACTACACTGTCGCATCCATGAATTGTATATAGCGAATCGGTATAAGTGCCTGGTATAGTTCTATATTTCCCAGCTATAAATAAGCTATCGCCATTACAGGTAGATACGGTTGCACTCTTTGTATAAGAAAGATACACAGTTAGTGCAGTATAAGATATACTATCACATCCTTTCGTTGTTTTCAACGAGTCTGCATACATGCCAGTGAAAGATCTATATTTACCTGCAATAAACATACTGTCGCCATTACAAATAGAAACAGCATAATTTAAGATATAAACAGGATTCACATTAAGCATGGTAACTATAATACTGTCACAACCTTTTATGGTAGTAAAGGTATCAGCAAAAGTTCCTGATGCAGTCCTGTATAATCCAGCTATGTATAAGCTATCACCTTTACAGATTGTGGCAGATACATTTTTAGTATAGGTAGGATTTATGAATAGTGATGTCGATATTATACTATCACATCCTTTAATTGTAGTAAATGAATCAGAATAAGTTCCAGATATAGTCCTGTAGAATCCAGCAATGAATAAACTATCTCCCATACAAATTGAGGTAGCTAAATTTGTTTTATAAGAAGGATGCACTGTAAGCATGGTAACTATAATACTGTCACAACCTTTTGTGGTGCTCAAAGTATCATTATAAGTACCCGACGTTTTTCTGTAGGTTCCTGCAATTGATATACTGTCTCCACTGCAAATAGCTGCGGTTTTGTTGGTGTTATATTTGGGGTTAACCGTTAAAACAGTAACTATAATACTATCGCAACCTTTTGTGGTGCTCAAGGTGTCATTATAAGTACCTGATGTTTTTCTGTAGGTTCCTACAATGGATATACTATCGCCGCTACAAATAGTTGCGGTTCTGTTTGATGTATATTTTGGATTAACCGTGAGAACGGTAGATATAATACTATCGCATCCTTTAACAGTGCTAAAAGTATCATTATAAGTACCTGATGTTTTTCTGTATGCACCTACAATGAATATACTATCACCGCTGCAAATAGCTGCAGTTTTGTTGGTAGTATATTTAGGATTGACCGTGAGAACAGTTACTATAATACTATCGCAACCTTTTGTGGTGTTCAAGGTATCATTATAAGTACCCGAGGTTTTTCTATAGGTTCCTGCAATCGATATACTGTCGCCACTGCAAATTGCTGCGGTTTTGTTGGTTGAATACTTGGGGTTAACCGTAAGTACGGTAACTATAATACTGTCGCAACCTTTTGTG is a window encoding:
- a CDS encoding gliding motility-associated C-terminal domain-containing protein codes for the protein TKGCDSIIVTVLTVNPKYSTNKTAAICSGDSISIAGTYRKTSGTYNDTLNTTKGCDSIIVTVLTVNPKYTTNKTAAICSGDSIFIVGAYRKTSGTYNDTFSTVKGCDSIISTVLTVNPKYTSNRTATICSGDSISIVGTYRKTSGTYNDTLSTTKGCDSIIVTVLTVNPKYNTNKTAAICSGDSISIAGTYRKTSGTYNDTLSTTKGCDSIIVTMLTVHPSYKTNLATSICMGDSLFIAGFYRTISGTYSDSFTTIKGCDSIISTSLFINPTYTKNVSATICKGDSLYIAGLYRTASGTFADTFTTIKGCDSIIVTMLNVNPVYILNYAVSICNGDSMFIAGKYRSFTGMYADSLKTTKGCDSISYTALTVYLSYTKSATVSTCNGDSLFIAGKYRTIPGTYTDSLYTIHGCDSVVATVFTLFPSIINNLTASTCSGDSLMIAGKYRTIQGTYTDSLITTRGCDSIIVTVFTVYPVYSNNTALAICNGDSVVIGGIYRTTSGNYSNTYKTVNGCDSIIVTVLTVNPLPAANAGVGQTILLGASTVIGAPAIAGNTYSWTPSVGLSSTTVAEPQASPIVTTTYYLTETNTSTGCSKTSTVVITVVPVLDFFNGFSPNGDGYNDYWKIPVLDFYPVNKVQIINRWGNEVWVGDNYDNKTILWTGKNMNGDDLPDGTYYYIVTYGNVDKRGWVIIKR